The region CTTGCCAGAAGAGTCTGGTTGGCTTCTCTGTTTCACGCCAAGGCGCTGGCCGCGCTGAATCGCATGAGAGAGACAGGTCGTAAAATAAGCCGGTTTGTACCGGTTGAAGAGTGGTTTTGCCTGCGAGATTTAGCAGCAAGCAGTTGTTGTCGATAAGAGAGTCCAAGGACGGTTTCTCTGCGTCTAATAAGTGGTAGAGCAGATCCATTGAATTTGGCAGTTTGAATAATTTTCAGGCGAGTGAGCGCTAGCTAGACGCTTACGCTTTTAGAAAGAAGGGGAAGAAATATGCGCTCAGATCTTATCTTTGGGGCACTTACGCACGTGAACAACCGCTACGAGCTTTGTCAGCTGGCGTCGAAGGCGACGCGTAAGCTGCACAAGCCCAACACACGGCTGCAGGACACGACCAACGAAGTGCTCGATCGTTTCAAGGATACCGTTCCGATGAATGAATCCGAAGATGCAGTTGTCAGAAAGATTGAATTGCAGGAACGCCGCGCGGCATAGCGCGGCTTTTCCTGTGTCCACCCTTAACCGAATATCCGCTTTATAACCCCACCCGCAACTTCGCTTACCTCAGGCCTTCCGCACGACCCCCCGTCAGGCAGATCCCGCCTCCGTTCAAACAATCCCTCCTTTATCAAATCAAATTCCAGGTAAAAATATGACTATTTCAGAGTTGAAAGAACACAACATTGCGGAGCTGGGCAAGCTTGCGCGCGGCCTCGACATCGCCGGAACCAGCGGCCTTCGCAAACAAGACCTTATCTTCAAGATTCTTCAGGCGCAGAGCGAAAAAGAAGGTCACATCTTCGCCGAGGGCGTCCTCGAGATTCTGCCCGATGGCTACGGCTTCCTTCGTTCTCCTGATTACAACTATCTGCCCGGTCCGGACGACATTTACGTCTCGCCTTCCCAAATTCGCAAGTTCGACCTGAAGACTGGCGATACCATCAGCGGCAACGTTCGCCCGCCGCACGAAGGCGAGAAATACTTCGCCCTGGTCAAGATCGAGGCCATTAACTTCGAGTCGCCCGAAGAGACCCGCAACAAGATTTTGTTCGATAACCTGACCCCGCTGTATGCCGCGGAGCGGGTGAAGATGGAGACGGTCCGCGAAAATCTTTCGGGTCGCGTGATGGACCTGTTGACGCCGATGGGCAAGGGACAGCGTGGTCTGATCGTCGCTCCTCCCCGTACCGGTAAGACGATGCTGCTGCAGTCGATCGCCAACAGCATTACGAGCAATCATCCCGAAGTCGTTTTGATCGTTCTGCTGATTGACGAACGTCCGGAAGAAGTGACCGACATGCAGCGCTCGGTGAAGGGCGAAGTTATTTCGTCCACCTTCGATGAGCCCGCGGCTCGTCACGTACAGGTTGCCGAGATGGTGATCGAGAAGGCGAAGCGCCTAGTAGAACACAAGCGCGATGTCGTGATTCTGCTGGACTCGATCACGCGTCTGGCTCGCGCCTACAACACCATCGTTCCGCCGTCGGGCAAGGTGCTCTCAGGCGGTGTGGACTCGAATGCGCTGCAGAGGCCGAAGCGTTTCTTCGGCGCGGCCCGCAACATTGAAGAGGGTGGCTCGCTCACGATTATTGCCACGGCTCTGGTTGATACCGGTTCGCGCATGGACGAGGTCATCTTTGAAGAGTTCAAAGGTACCGGCAACATGGAAGTCATTCTCGACCGCAAGCTGGTCGACAAGCGTGTCTTCCCGGCCATCGATATTCAGCGCTCCGGTACACGTAAGGAAGAGTTGCTGATTCCGAAGGAAGATCTGCAGCGGACGTGGATTCTGCGCAAGGTGCTGAATCCGCTGTCGCCGGTCGAAGCGATGGAACTGCTGACGGACAAGCTGGCCAAGACCCGGAACAACCAGGAGTTCCTGCACAACATGAGCTCGATCTAAGCGCTTATTGAAGAAGGTTACGGCGCGATGCAACTTTGCATCGCGCCATTTCATTTTTGCTTCACGCTTAGTAGCCGTTGGCGATGAGATATTGCTCGGTGATTCCAGGGCCGTTGGACTTCTGCTGGCGCTCGGCATATTTGGCCAGAACGTCGACCTCGACATTGAGTGGAGATCCGATGGGCAGCGTGCGCAGGCTGGTGGCGGCGTAGGTGTGAGGAATGATGGCGACCTCCACTTCATTGCCGCGAACCGAGGCTACAGTCAGGCTGATGCCTTCAATCGTGATGGAGCCTTTGTTGACGACATACGCAGTCAGTTGTTCCGGGATTGATATGCGGAGGCGGTAGTCGGTCAGTTCGGTGTCTGCGGTGATTGCATCGAGCGCGACCAGCGTTGCGGTTCCGTCGACGTGACCTTGCACGACGTGGCCGCCGAGCGGCGAACCGGCGGGCGTTGGCAGCTCGAGGTTCACGATGGAACCGGGTTCGAGGCGCGAGAGCGTTGTAAGGGCGATGGTCTCGGCGGCGAGGTCGGCGGAGAACCGCGGAGGAAAGGCGTTGGGCTCGATGGAGAGCGCAGTGAGGCAGACTCCGCTGACGGCGATGCTGTCGCCGGTGTTGAGCTTGCTGGTGAGGGTTGGAGAGGCGATGGTGATGCGCGTCACACCAGCGATCGGCGTAACGGCGAGCACGGTTCCAGTGGTTTCGATGAGGCCGGTGAACATGGATCTATTTTAGTGGTTAGTTGCCGGCCATGGATCGTGGAGATAACCAGTGATGCAGGCGTCGGTGTCGAAGCTGGTTCGAGTGGTTCGATGAAGCGATTGCTGGAAGAGATAAGGCGAGGCGATGCCTTCGGCGAAGGGAAGGGATTGTGAGCCTAGTTCTGTTTCGGAGTAGAAGAGAATGGCTTTGTCGACGAGGTTTTGGCGAAGGAAGGCTCCGTTGAGATGAGAGCCTGCTTCGAGCAGGAGGCTGAGAATCTGTCGTTCGGCCAGAGCTTTGAGGACTGCGGTCAGCCTTAGTTGGGTATCTTCTTCGGGAATGGCTTCGACTTCGGCTCCGGCTTTGCGGAGGGCTTCGATTTTTTCTGAAGAAGCAGTTGCTGCGGTGAAGATGAGGAGATCGTGGTTCGCTGTGCGAATTAGCTGCGAGTTGAGCGGTGTGCGCAGGTGGGTGTCGAGGATGACCCGGAGTAGAGGGCGGCGACGGGGTTGATTGGTGCGGTCGGTTAGGGCTGGGTCGTCGGCGAGGACGGTGCCGATGCCGGTGAGGATGGCGTCGGAGACGTGGCGGAGACGCTGAACTTCGGCACGAGCGGCGGGGCCGGTGAGCCAGTGGGGCTGGTTGGGAGTGCGGGTTTGAGGTGCGGGAGCGAGGTAGCCGTCGACGGAGAGCGCGGTTTTGAGTGTGACGAAGGGGCGATGGTTCTGGATGAAGTGAGCGAAGGCATCGTTGAGATCGCGAGCTGGTTGCTGGAGGATGCCGAGAGTGACTTCGATGCCGGAGGCGCGAAGTTTTGCGATGCCCTGACCGCTGACTTGCGGGTTGGGGTCTTCGGTAGCGACGACGGCTCGTGCGATGCGAGCGGCTACGAGGGCGTCGGCGCAGGGGCCGGTTCGTCCGTGGTGGGAGCAGGGTTCGAGGGTGACGTAGGCCGTAGCGCCGGTGACGTCGATGCCGCGCTCGCGCGCCTGCTTGAGTGCGACGATCTCCGCGTGGTCGCGGTTGGCGTAGAGATGCGTGCCTTCGCCGATGATCTCGCCTCCTTTGACGAGGACGCAGCCTACTTGGGGATTCGGCGAGGCGAGGGCTACGGTTTCTCTGGCAAGCGCGATGGCCCGCTGCATGAAGGCTTCGCCTTTTTCGGTGTTGGGCAGAGTGGTCATGCTTTTATGAGGATAGCTTGTGGATGTTGCTGTTTTTGCGGCGGTATTCTCTCCCTGTGCTTTGTAATGAATTTAAATAACATGGGTGCTTAATAGGAAAAGTGAAGATTGGGAACAACGCTGCAGTAAAAGGCTTTGTGAGGACATAAATGAATCGATCTACGCCTAAAGGTCGAGATTGAAATCATCCCATGGCTTGATGACAGCGAATGAGCTTGTAGATAGGATCGGGCAGTTCAAGAAAATGATAGCGAATCGATCGTTCACGCGGTGAGGCCAGATGGCTCTCCGGCGAGTGCGGTCGACGGAACGCATGACCCCACTTCAGAGAGAGTGGGGCGGCCACGGATTCAATTCAGGAGACTTATGAGACGCGCTTGGTTGCTGGCTGTATTAGGCATTTTGATTTTCGCTACTCCCATGGTTGAAGCGCAGACGAATTATGCTGTTCTGCGCGGCGTAGTGACTGACCCTCAGCATCTTGCCATTCCTCATGCCACGGTGAAGCTGACCTTAGTCAAGACTGGGGAGGTGCGGGAGATATCGGCGAATGAACAGGGAGCCTACGAGGCAGGGGGATTGTTGCCGGGGGCTTACCTGCTGGAGGCGAAGAGCCAGGGATTTGCCGTGGCTCGGCGGTCGCTGCAACTTGAAGTGGGACAGCAGGCGACGTTGGATGTGGCGCTGGCGGTCGGGCCGGACAGCCAGACGGTGACAACGGTGACAGCGGTGACAGCGGCGGAGCTGTTGAAGACTTCGGATGCGAGCGTGGGCGAAGTGGTGGACCAACGGGCGGTGTCACAACTGCCGTTGAATGGTCGGATGCTGGTGGACTTGATGCTGACCGTGCCGGGAGCGCATGTGGGGATGGGGGCGCAGACGGGAGACACGAATCCCTTGTATTGGCGGCCGGGACAGCGATCGGCGATCACAGTGGGCGGCAATCGTCCGAATGCCAATTATTTTCTGCTGGACGGCGCGACCAATACCGATCCGACCTTCAATACGCAGAACTTCAGTGCGTCGCCCGATGCGGTGCAGGAGTTTCAGGTGCAGATCGGAAGCTATTCCGCGGAGATGGGAGGTGCGGGCGGCGGACAGGTGAACATTGTCACGCGATCGGGCGGGACGCGGCTGCATGCGACAGCTTATGAGTTTTTGCGCAACGGAGCGATGGATGCCCACTCGTTCAACGACATGGGCGGGACGAACCACCTGGTGCAGAACAACTTTGGCGCTTCGCTGGGCGGGCCGGTGCTGCCGGGCAAGAAGACTTTCTTCTTTATGAACTATGAGGCGCTGCGACATGTCCAGGCGGATACGATGACGTTGACGGTGCCGACGCCGGAGGAGTCGAGCGGCGACTTCAGCATGAGCGGAGTAACGATCTACGATCCGGCGACGACGGTGGTGAATCCGAAATATAACCCGGCGCTTCCGGTGAGTCGGCAGAACCCGCAGTTCACGCGGCAGCCGTTTCCGAACAATGTTATTCCCGCGAGCAGGTTAAGCTCTGTCGCGGTGACGATGCTGACCAAGTACGTGCCCCAGCCGAACCTGATGATGGGCATGGGCGGCAGCATGACGATGATGGGGCAACCGACAGTGGTAGGTGCCGGCAATGACTCCAATAACTATCTGGATGTGCGCAACGAAATCCACTATACCGATCAGGGGACGGTGCGGATCGACCGTCAGTTCAATGCCAGCAATACGGGATTTGCACGGTACAGCGCGGGCGGCGAGCATGGGTTTATGCCGGAGAACCTGCCGGGGTTCGGCTACCTGCATGACAATCTTTCGCAGCAGGGGATGGGGTCGTACAGCCACGTCTTTACGCCGTCGCTACTGAATGTGGCAACGATTGCGGTGTCGCGGTTGAGCATGAACCATACGACAGAGAGCGCGAACAAGAACGACATTACAGGCGAGTTGGGAATTGCGGGGGTAGGGTTTGGCGGACCGGGTGCGTGGGGAGCACCTTACTTCGCGGTGCAGGGATATTCGCCCATCGGGGACAGCTTTTCGGCGACACCGATGCACGCATGGGACACACTGGTGGAGGGGCGAGATACTTTCACATGGCTGTTGGGACGGCACAGCCTGAAGTTTGGCGGCGTCTATCAGCGGTTCATCTGGCCGATGTGGGGGTTCTTTCAGAATCGCGGATACTACCAGTTTACGAATGGCTTTACGACGGACATTGGAGCGAACGATGGCACCGGGTCGGCCTTGGCGAGTTTTCTGCTGGGGCTGCCTGCGGTTCGCCAACGGCAGGCGGGAATTCCGCAGATGAACCTAAGCCAGTGGTATGGCGATGGGTATGTGCAGGACACCTTCCGGCTGACGGACAATACGACTCTCGACTATGGCGTGCGCTATGAATATATGAGCGCGTTGATCGACAGGAGATATACCAACAGCAATCTGACGTTCGCATCCGATGGAACGCCGAGCGTGTTTATCGGCGGCCAGAATGGAATGCCGAAGGGGCTGATGTATCCCAACCGGACGGACTTCGCGCCTCGCCTCGGGATCTCGCAGAACGTGCCGGGCAGGGGACTGGTTCTGCATGCGGCGTATGGGATCTTCTATACGCCGGTGGACATGAATACATGGTGCAATCAGCGGCATAATGTTCCGTACACCTTTCCGGAGACGAACCAGAGCGACAACTTTACGCCGTCGATCAATGGCTTCAATTTTGCCCCGGCTGTGCTGGGCAAGACCGTAGTCAGCTTTACGGCGATGGAGACGCATCCTTCGCCGCAATACATTCAGCAATGGAGCACGTCGATGGAGCAGAGTATCGGAAAGAGCACAGTGGTCGAGATCGGCTATCTGGGCTCGGGCGGATTTCATCTGCAACGCTCGCATCTGATCAATAACGCGCTACCGGGGCCGGGGCTGATTCAGCCGCGGCGGCCATTCAAGCAGATCAGCTTCGTTCCCAATTCGGTGATTCCACCTGGCGTGACGGTGGTGAGTACGACCTTTGGCGTGAGCACGATCAACCTGCTCGAAAATTCGGCGCAGAGCTGGTACGACGCAGGCTATGTGAATGTGCGGCGGCGGGCAGGAAAGGGACTGAGCTTCCTCGCAAACTACACCTGGTCGAAGAGCCTTTCGAACTCACCGGATTTTCGTTCGCCGATGTACGAAGCGGCGATTCCGCAGAACAATAACGACCTGGCGGCGGAGAAAGGACCGGCGTGCGATGTGAGGAATCGCTTCGCGCTGAGTGCGGTATATGACGTGCCGGCCTGGGGACGGAGCCGGTTGACACGTGCAGTGACGGCGGACTGGCACACTTCTGCGATCTTTCAGGCACAGAGCGGATTTCCGCTGACGATTTCGGTGTTTGGCGACACGGCGAATGCGGGCACGGCGTTGGGTGAGAATCCCATACGGGCCAATGCCGTCATCGGCCAGCAGATCTTTGGACCGGGAACGAGGAATGCGACGAACTGGTTTAATCCGGCGGCGTTTGCGGCACCGCCCGCATATACATTCGGCGATGTGGGGCGCAACTCGGTCGTTGGACCGGGGATGGAGACGACGGATGTGAGTGTGGTGCGCAGCTTCGCGCTGGGCGAGCTTATGCGGCTGGAGACTCGGGGCGAGTTCTTCAACGCGCTGAACCACACGAATCTGGGGACGCCAAACCGGTTTGTGAATACGGCGGGGTTTGGGTCGATCACCGAGGTGACTACGCCGGGACGCGAGATCCAGCTTAGCGCGCGGCTTTCGTTCTAAGTGTTGAAAATAAGGCCTTTGCCGATGGTGGCGGCAAAGGCCTAAATATTTAGGTTGACAGATGCAGATGTCTCGGCCTAGGCTCCTATTTGTTTAGGAGTAGCTATGGTCGGACGTAAAAAAGGCACGAATGCGCTTACTCCTCTGGAGCTGCAGATTATGCAGGTGCTTTGGAGCGAGGGGGCGGGCAATGTGCAACATGTGCAGAAGGGGCTGCTGCCCAACAATGAGCTGGCTTACAACACGGTGCAGACCATGCTCAACGTTCTTCATCGCAAGGGCAGGGTGGAGCGGACGTTGGAAGGGCGTGCTTTTGTCTACTCTCCTGTTGCTTCGCGGGAGACGGTGCTGGGGCAGGCTGTCCGCGATCTGGTCGAACGTATGTTTGGAGGCTCTTCCGAAGCGCTGGTGATGAGCCTGGTGAAGAGCCGTCAGGTCGATCTGGAGCGGATTGCGGACCTGAGCCGGAAGATTGCGGCTGAGGAGAAGGGAGAAAAAGATGAGTAGCTTCTCTGGCTTTATCGTCTCTTACTTTATTAACTCGATCTGGGAGGTGGCCCTGATTGCTGCGGCGGGATGGCTGGTGAGCCGCCTGCTCAAAAAAGTTGGACCGCAGGAGGAGCATCTTGTCTGGGTGTCTACGCTGGGGCTTGCGATTCTTGCGCCTGCGCTTCCTCTCTTTCGATGGCTGTTAGCTTTTGTGCATCTTCCTTATGCGGCGGGTGGACGTACTTCGATTGCCTTTGTTGCGGCTCAGGGCGCAGTGCTGAATCAGAGGGGGATTTATGTCCTGCCTGCGGTGCTGGTTGGGGCTTTGCTGTCTCTTTACTTCGGTGCGCTGATCTTCTTTGCGGTGCGGCTTGCATGGTCGTTGCGCTCGACGGCAGGGCTGCTTCGGGTGGCTCGTCCTCTCTTGCTGACAGAGGAGCAGGAGGAGATATGGCTTGATTGCAAGCGGGCGTTTGGGTTGGATACGGCTCGGATTCTTTGCTCTTCGCGTATCTCAGGGCCGGTGACACTGGGGTTGCGTGCTCCGGTGTTGCTGGTGCCGGATTCGTTTGTTGCAGACTGTGCGCCGCAGGACCTGCTGGCTGCGCTGGCGCATGAGTGCGCGCATATGAAGCGGCGGGATTTTCAGAAGAACCTTTTTTATGAGGTTGCGAGTCTCTTGCTTGCCTTTCACCCTGTTAGTTGGATTTTGAAGATCCAGATTGCGCAGACGCGGGAGATGATCTGCGATGAGATGGCCACGGAAGGGCTGATCGATTCGCGCCGCTACACCGAATCCCTGCTACGACTCGCGACCATGGTGGCTGTTGGGCCGCGTGTCTCAACCTCTCACGCCATCGGGATCTTCGATGCCAACATTCTGGAGAAGCGAATCATGATGATGAATCTTAAGAAGCCGCGTGTTAGCTCTGCTTTGAAGTATGGTTTGGTGATTCCGGCGACTGTGTTTCTTCTTTCTGTTGCTTTGGGTGGAGCGGCGCTGGCGGTGGTGATTGAGCCGCCGTCTTCTATGCAGGCAGCGGATCAGGCGCAACCGTATGGTCAGGTTTATAAGATCGGCAAAGATGTCATTGCGCCGAAGCTGGTGTCCTCTGTGGAACCTCAGTTTCCGGAGTCTGAGCGAGGGAAGAAGGACAAGTTTG is a window of Edaphobacter dinghuensis DNA encoding:
- a CDS encoding BlaI/MecI/CopY family transcriptional regulator → MVGRKKGTNALTPLELQIMQVLWSEGAGNVQHVQKGLLPNNELAYNTVQTMLNVLHRKGRVERTLEGRAFVYSPVASRETVLGQAVRDLVERMFGGSSEALVMSLVKSRQVDLERIADLSRKIAAEEKGEKDE
- a CDS encoding M56 family metallopeptidase, whose product is MSSFSGFIVSYFINSIWEVALIAAAGWLVSRLLKKVGPQEEHLVWVSTLGLAILAPALPLFRWLLAFVHLPYAAGGRTSIAFVAAQGAVLNQRGIYVLPAVLVGALLSLYFGALIFFAVRLAWSLRSTAGLLRVARPLLLTEEQEEIWLDCKRAFGLDTARILCSSRISGPVTLGLRAPVLLVPDSFVADCAPQDLLAALAHECAHMKRRDFQKNLFYEVASLLLAFHPVSWILKIQIAQTREMICDEMATEGLIDSRRYTESLLRLATMVAVGPRVSTSHAIGIFDANILEKRIMMMNLKKPRVSSALKYGLVIPATVFLLSVALGGAALAVVIEPPSSMQAADQAQPYGQVYKIGKDVIAPKLVSSVEPQFPESERGKKDKFEGRCLVGFVVDSSGAVHDVHVKRSLRPDFDAKAVEAVEQYHFKPAMRAGEPVAVALNVEVDFKRF
- a CDS encoding TonB-dependent receptor; the encoded protein is MRRAWLLAVLGILIFATPMVEAQTNYAVLRGVVTDPQHLAIPHATVKLTLVKTGEVREISANEQGAYEAGGLLPGAYLLEAKSQGFAVARRSLQLEVGQQATLDVALAVGPDSQTVTTVTAVTAAELLKTSDASVGEVVDQRAVSQLPLNGRMLVDLMLTVPGAHVGMGAQTGDTNPLYWRPGQRSAITVGGNRPNANYFLLDGATNTDPTFNTQNFSASPDAVQEFQVQIGSYSAEMGGAGGGQVNIVTRSGGTRLHATAYEFLRNGAMDAHSFNDMGGTNHLVQNNFGASLGGPVLPGKKTFFFMNYEALRHVQADTMTLTVPTPEESSGDFSMSGVTIYDPATTVVNPKYNPALPVSRQNPQFTRQPFPNNVIPASRLSSVAVTMLTKYVPQPNLMMGMGGSMTMMGQPTVVGAGNDSNNYLDVRNEIHYTDQGTVRIDRQFNASNTGFARYSAGGEHGFMPENLPGFGYLHDNLSQQGMGSYSHVFTPSLLNVATIAVSRLSMNHTTESANKNDITGELGIAGVGFGGPGAWGAPYFAVQGYSPIGDSFSATPMHAWDTLVEGRDTFTWLLGRHSLKFGGVYQRFIWPMWGFFQNRGYYQFTNGFTTDIGANDGTGSALASFLLGLPAVRQRQAGIPQMNLSQWYGDGYVQDTFRLTDNTTLDYGVRYEYMSALIDRRYTNSNLTFASDGTPSVFIGGQNGMPKGLMYPNRTDFAPRLGISQNVPGRGLVLHAAYGIFYTPVDMNTWCNQRHNVPYTFPETNQSDNFTPSINGFNFAPAVLGKTVVSFTAMETHPSPQYIQQWSTSMEQSIGKSTVVEIGYLGSGGFHLQRSHLINNALPGPGLIQPRRPFKQISFVPNSVIPPGVTVVSTTFGVSTINLLENSAQSWYDAGYVNVRRRAGKGLSFLANYTWSKSLSNSPDFRSPMYEAAIPQNNNDLAAEKGPACDVRNRFALSAVYDVPAWGRSRLTRAVTADWHTSAIFQAQSGFPLTISVFGDTANAGTALGENPIRANAVIGQQIFGPGTRNATNWFNPAAFAAPPAYTFGDVGRNSVVGPGMETTDVSVVRSFALGELMRLETRGEFFNALNHTNLGTPNRFVNTAGFGSITEVTTPGREIQLSARLSF
- a CDS encoding riboflavin synthase, coding for MFTGLIETTGTVLAVTPIAGVTRITIASPTLTSKLNTGDSIAVSGVCLTALSIEPNAFPPRFSADLAAETIALTTLSRLEPGSIVNLELPTPAGSPLGGHVVQGHVDGTATLVALDAITADTELTDYRLRISIPEQLTAYVVNKGSITIEGISLTVASVRGNEVEVAIIPHTYAATSLRTLPIGSPLNVEVDVLAKYAERQQKSNGPGITEQYLIANGY
- a CDS encoding DNA-directed RNA polymerase subunit omega; amino-acid sequence: MRSDLIFGALTHVNNRYELCQLASKATRKLHKPNTRLQDTTNEVLDRFKDTVPMNESEDAVVRKIELQERRAA
- the rho gene encoding transcription termination factor Rho produces the protein MTISELKEHNIAELGKLARGLDIAGTSGLRKQDLIFKILQAQSEKEGHIFAEGVLEILPDGYGFLRSPDYNYLPGPDDIYVSPSQIRKFDLKTGDTISGNVRPPHEGEKYFALVKIEAINFESPEETRNKILFDNLTPLYAAERVKMETVRENLSGRVMDLLTPMGKGQRGLIVAPPRTGKTMLLQSIANSITSNHPEVVLIVLLIDERPEEVTDMQRSVKGEVISSTFDEPAARHVQVAEMVIEKAKRLVEHKRDVVILLDSITRLARAYNTIVPPSGKVLSGGVDSNALQRPKRFFGAARNIEEGGSLTIIATALVDTGSRMDEVIFEEFKGTGNMEVILDRKLVDKRVFPAIDIQRSGTRKEELLIPKEDLQRTWILRKVLNPLSPVEAMELLTDKLAKTRNNQEFLHNMSSI
- the ribD gene encoding bifunctional diaminohydroxyphosphoribosylaminopyrimidine deaminase/5-amino-6-(5-phosphoribosylamino)uracil reductase RibD; protein product: MTTLPNTEKGEAFMQRAIALARETVALASPNPQVGCVLVKGGEIIGEGTHLYANRDHAEIVALKQARERGIDVTGATAYVTLEPCSHHGRTGPCADALVAARIARAVVATEDPNPQVSGQGIAKLRASGIEVTLGILQQPARDLNDAFAHFIQNHRPFVTLKTALSVDGYLAPAPQTRTPNQPHWLTGPAARAEVQRLRHVSDAILTGIGTVLADDPALTDRTNQPRRRPLLRVILDTHLRTPLNSQLIRTANHDLLIFTAATASSEKIEALRKAGAEVEAIPEEDTQLRLTAVLKALAERQILSLLLEAGSHLNGAFLRQNLVDKAILFYSETELGSQSLPFAEGIASPYLFQQSLHRTTRTSFDTDACITGYLHDPWPATNH